A genomic window from Deinococcus detaillensis includes:
- the rplD gene encoding 50S ribosomal protein L4: MAQINVVGANARTIELELPKANPNLLHEVVTWQLAKRRAGTASTKTRTQVSATSKKMYSQKGTGNARHGDRGAPNFVGGGVAFGPKPRSYAYTLPKKVRQLGLAMALSDRSEQGKLLAVDGFNLDGKTKGFLSWAKDNGMDGSERVFLVTDDANARRAARNLTWVTALPVAGLNVYDILRHERLVIDAAVLEPAKTDVPQSNSEGEQQ; the protein is encoded by the coding sequence ATGGCTCAGATTAACGTGGTGGGCGCGAATGCCCGCACCATCGAATTGGAGTTGCCTAAGGCAAACCCCAATTTGCTGCACGAAGTGGTCACTTGGCAGCTTGCCAAGCGCCGCGCCGGAACGGCCAGCACCAAGACCCGTACCCAGGTCAGTGCGACCAGCAAGAAGATGTACAGCCAAAAAGGCACCGGTAACGCCCGTCACGGCGACCGTGGCGCTCCCAACTTCGTGGGCGGCGGCGTGGCCTTCGGTCCTAAGCCCCGCAGCTACGCTTACACCCTGCCCAAAAAAGTCCGTCAGCTTGGTCTGGCGATGGCTCTGTCTGACCGCAGCGAGCAAGGCAAGCTTCTGGCCGTGGACGGGTTTAACCTCGACGGCAAGACCAAAGGCTTCCTGAGCTGGGCCAAGGACAACGGCATGGACGGCTCTGAGCGCGTGTTCCTCGTCACCGACGACGCGAACGCCCGCCGTGCTGCCCGCAACTTGACTTGGGTCACAGCTTTGCCAGTGGCCGGCCTCAACGTCTATGACATCTTGCGCCACGAGCGCCTCGTCATCGACGCCGCCGTACTGGAACCCGCCAAGACCGACGTCCCCCAATCCAACTCGGAAGGTGAGCAGCAGTGA
- a CDS encoding 50S ribosomal protein L23 has translation MSSIYETLQIPVMSEKAYKGMEKGVYTFWVKPSATKTDVRNAVQQAFGVKVVKVTTFNVEGKVKRVGKFTGNRNDRKKAMVKLADGQKIEALEGLV, from the coding sequence GTGAGCAGCATCTACGAAACCCTGCAAATCCCGGTGATGAGCGAGAAAGCCTACAAAGGCATGGAAAAGGGTGTCTACACCTTCTGGGTCAAGCCCAGCGCCACCAAAACCGATGTCCGCAACGCGGTTCAGCAGGCATTCGGCGTCAAGGTGGTCAAGGTTACGACCTTTAACGTCGAAGGCAAAGTCAAGCGGGTCGGCAAATTTACCGGCAACCGCAACGACCGCAAGAAGGCCATGGTCAAACTCGCCGATGGCCAGAAAATTGAGGCCCTCGAGGGTCTGGTTTAA
- the rplB gene encoding 50S ribosomal protein L2 — protein sequence MAVKKYRPYTPSRRQMTTADFSGLTKKKPEKNLTEALPKTGGRNHHGRITSRFIGGGHKRVYRIIDFKRRGKAGVNAKVASIEYDPNRSARIALLHYLDGEKRYIIAPEGLAVGMMVQTGPEAEPKVGNALPLRFVPVGAVVHSVELTPGKGAQLARSAGTSIQLQGKEGDYVILRLPSGELRRVHTECYATIGAVGNAEHKNINLGKAGRSRWLGNKPHQRGSAMNPVDHPHGGGEGRTGAGRQPVSPWGQLAKGLKTRRKRKNSDRFIITRRGGK from the coding sequence ATGGCCGTTAAGAAGTACCGTCCCTATACCCCCTCGCGCCGTCAAATGACGACCGCTGATTTTTCGGGGTTGACCAAAAAGAAGCCTGAGAAAAACCTCACCGAAGCGCTGCCGAAAACCGGCGGGCGTAACCACCACGGACGCATTACCAGCCGCTTTATCGGCGGCGGTCACAAGCGCGTGTACCGCATCATCGATTTCAAGCGCCGGGGTAAAGCTGGCGTCAACGCCAAAGTCGCCTCCATCGAGTACGATCCCAACCGCAGCGCCCGCATTGCTCTGCTGCACTACCTCGACGGTGAAAAGCGCTACATCATTGCGCCGGAAGGTCTCGCCGTCGGTATGATGGTTCAGACCGGCCCCGAAGCCGAACCCAAAGTCGGAAACGCTTTGCCTCTTCGCTTCGTGCCCGTCGGCGCGGTTGTCCACAGCGTCGAGCTGACCCCCGGTAAGGGCGCGCAGCTCGCCCGCTCAGCAGGCACCAGCATTCAGCTTCAGGGTAAGGAAGGCGACTACGTTATCCTGCGTCTGCCCAGCGGCGAACTCCGCCGCGTGCACACCGAGTGCTACGCCACCATCGGAGCCGTCGGCAACGCCGAGCACAAGAACATCAACCTCGGTAAAGCCGGACGCAGTCGCTGGTTGGGCAATAAGCCTCACCAACGAGGCAGCGCCATGAACCCGGTGGATCACCCACACGGCGGTGGCGAAGGCCGCACCGGTGCAGGCCGTCAGCCGGTCAGCCCCTGGGGCCAGCTTGCCAAGGGTCTTAAAACCCGGCGCAAGCGCAAGAATTCGGACCGTTTCATCATCACCCGCCGCGGCGGGAAGTAA
- the rpsS gene encoding 30S ribosomal protein S19, translated as MPRSLKKGPFVDDHLLNKVDAQNAKKDKRVIKTWSRRSTVVPEMIGHTIAVYNGKQHVPVYVNEQMIGHKLGEFSPTRSYRGHGSEKSAKGSKKK; from the coding sequence ATGCCCCGTAGCCTGAAGAAAGGGCCATTCGTGGATGACCACCTCCTGAACAAGGTGGACGCCCAGAACGCCAAAAAAGACAAGCGTGTGATCAAGACCTGGAGCCGCCGCAGTACGGTGGTTCCCGAGATGATCGGTCACACCATCGCCGTGTACAACGGCAAGCAGCACGTGCCGGTCTACGTGAACGAGCAAATGATCGGCCACAAACTTGGTGAATTCAGCCCGACCCGCAGTTACCGTGGGCACGGCTCTGAAAAGTCCGCCAAAGGGAGCAAGAAGAAGTAA
- the rplV gene encoding 50S ribosomal protein L22 — protein sequence MQAKAIARYIRISPRKVRLVVDVIRGKNVRDAEDLLRFVPKAASTPVDKVLKSAKANAVNNHDMIEDRLYVSQIFVDAGPTLKRLIPRARGTANIIKKRTSHITVILEERA from the coding sequence ATGCAGGCTAAAGCGATTGCACGCTACATCCGCATCAGCCCACGCAAGGTTCGCCTTGTCGTGGACGTGATTCGCGGCAAGAACGTCCGTGACGCCGAAGACCTGCTGCGCTTCGTGCCCAAGGCCGCCAGCACCCCGGTGGACAAGGTGCTCAAAAGCGCCAAAGCCAACGCGGTCAACAACCACGACATGATCGAAGACCGCTTGTACGTCTCGCAGATCTTCGTGGACGCCGGCCCGACCCTCAAGCGCCTCATCCCACGTGCGCGTGGCACGGCCAACATCATCAAGAAGCGCACCAGCCACATCACGGTCATCTTGGAGGAGCGAGCCTAA
- the rpsC gene encoding 30S ribosomal protein S3: MGNKVNPNGFRLGITKGWNSRWYAGKKTYSKLVKEDETIRQLVNRELKAAGIARIEIERAGQQVNVIISAAKPGIVIGKGGESIKRLRGQIERVVTAGTVAVNVAEIPNPNTSAPLVALRIAEQIERRFAFRRAMKQAAQRVMESGARGVKVVMSGRLGGAEQARTEKVLEGRVPLHTLRADIDYGTALAKTGYGIIGIKVLVFNGEVIGGKTEAVAKPARPERTERRPEGGDRNNRRRPTARRRTGGE, translated from the coding sequence ATGGGAAATAAAGTCAACCCGAACGGCTTTCGCCTCGGCATCACCAAAGGCTGGAACAGCCGCTGGTACGCCGGCAAGAAAACCTACAGCAAACTGGTCAAGGAAGACGAAACCATTCGTCAACTGGTCAACCGCGAACTCAAGGCCGCTGGCATCGCCCGTATCGAGATCGAGCGGGCCGGTCAGCAGGTCAATGTCATCATCAGCGCCGCTAAACCCGGCATCGTGATTGGCAAGGGCGGCGAGAGCATCAAGAGACTGCGCGGTCAGATCGAGCGTGTGGTGACTGCGGGCACGGTGGCGGTTAACGTCGCCGAGATCCCCAATCCCAACACCTCTGCGCCTTTAGTGGCGCTGCGAATCGCTGAGCAGATCGAGCGCCGCTTTGCTTTCCGCCGCGCCATGAAGCAGGCTGCTCAGCGTGTGATGGAATCCGGCGCACGCGGCGTCAAAGTAGTCATGAGTGGACGCCTTGGCGGAGCCGAGCAGGCCCGTACCGAGAAGGTTCTCGAAGGCCGTGTGCCGCTGCACACCCTCCGTGCCGACATCGATTACGGCACCGCCCTGGCCAAAACCGGCTACGGCATCATCGGCATCAAAGTCTTGGTGTTTAACGGTGAAGTCATCGGTGGCAAAACTGAAGCCGTCGCCAAACCCGCTCGCCCTGAGCGCACCGAGCGCCGTCCCGAAGGGGGCGACCGTAACAACCGCCGCCGCCCGACGGCCCGCCGCCGCACCGGAGGTGAATGA
- the rplP gene encoding 50S ribosomal protein L16, protein MLLPKRTKYRKQMRGRMRGEAKGGDYVAFGDFGLIAMEPAWIKSNQIEACRIVMSRHFRRGGKIYIRIFPDKPVTKKPAETRMGKGKGAVEFWVSVVKPGRVMFEVSGVTEEQAKEAFRLAGHKLPIQTKMVKREVYDEAQ, encoded by the coding sequence ATGCTGCTTCCCAAGCGCACCAAATACCGTAAGCAGATGCGTGGCCGTATGCGCGGTGAAGCCAAGGGCGGCGACTACGTCGCTTTCGGCGACTTCGGTCTGATCGCCATGGAACCGGCTTGGATCAAGAGCAACCAGATCGAAGCCTGCCGCATCGTGATGAGCCGCCACTTCCGGCGCGGCGGGAAAATCTACATCCGTATTTTTCCTGACAAGCCCGTGACCAAAAAGCCCGCTGAAACCCGGATGGGTAAAGGTAAAGGCGCTGTGGAGTTCTGGGTCAGCGTTGTCAAGCCGGGCCGCGTGATGTTTGAAGTTTCCGGCGTGACCGAAGAGCAGGCCAAAGAAGCCTTCCGTCTGGCTGGCCACAAGCTCCCTATTCAGACCAAGATGGTCAAGCGCGAGGTTTACGATGAAGCTCAGTGA
- the rpmC gene encoding 50S ribosomal protein L29 — protein MKLSELRQIDAANLQKEVASRKEELMKLRFQGAVGNLAHPHQVKQLRKEVAQLLTLQSERQRQAEPSQDGDK, from the coding sequence ATGAAGCTCAGTGAGTTGCGCCAAATTGACGCGGCGAACCTTCAAAAAGAAGTCGCTTCGCGCAAAGAAGAACTGATGAAGTTGCGTTTTCAGGGCGCGGTGGGCAACTTGGCCCATCCGCACCAGGTCAAGCAGCTTCGTAAGGAAGTCGCGCAGTTGCTCACCCTTCAAAGCGAGCGTCAGCGCCAAGCTGAACCCAGCCAGGACGGTGACAAGTAA
- the rpsQ gene encoding 30S ribosomal protein S17: MARKTLQGVIVSDKADKTVSVKVERRFAHPLYGKIVTRSHKYAAHDENNEFKTGDRVEILAVRPISKSKTWKVTQLLERPRGIETTAVETEGGQA; encoded by the coding sequence ATGGCCAGAAAGACCCTTCAAGGCGTGATTGTGAGCGATAAAGCCGACAAGACGGTAAGCGTCAAAGTCGAGCGCCGCTTCGCCCACCCGCTGTACGGCAAGATCGTGACCCGCAGCCACAAGTACGCGGCCCACGACGAAAACAACGAATTTAAAACCGGCGACCGCGTGGAGATTTTGGCGGTGCGTCCGATCAGCAAGTCCAAAACTTGGAAAGTCACCCAGTTGCTCGAGCGCCCACGCGGCATCGAGACCACTGCGGTGGAAACTGAAGGCGGTCAAGCATGA
- the rplN gene encoding 50S ribosomal protein L14: MIMPQSRLDVADNSGAREIMCIRVLNSGVGSKGLTTGGGGNKRYAHVGDIIVASVKDAAPRGTVKSGDVVKAVIVRTSFAIKRADGSVIRFDKNAAVIINNQGEPRGTRVFGPVARELRDRRFMKIISLAPEVL; encoded by the coding sequence ATGATCATGCCCCAGTCTCGTCTCGACGTGGCCGACAACAGCGGTGCGCGCGAGATCATGTGTATCCGGGTGCTCAACTCCGGCGTCGGCAGTAAAGGCCTGACCACTGGTGGCGGCGGTAACAAGCGCTACGCCCACGTCGGTGACATCATCGTCGCTTCGGTCAAAGACGCTGCCCCTCGCGGCACCGTCAAGAGCGGCGACGTGGTCAAGGCCGTGATCGTCCGCACCAGCTTCGCCATCAAGCGGGCTGACGGCTCGGTTATCCGCTTTGACAAGAACGCTGCCGTGATCATCAACAATCAGGGCGAGCCTCGCGGCACCCGCGTCTTCGGGCCGGTGGCCCGTGAGCTGCGCGACCGCCGCTTCATGAAAATCATCTCGCTGGCCCCGGAGGTGCTGTAA
- the rplX gene encoding 50S ribosomal protein L24 produces the protein MPQGKISAPKPGKHHSNKLHVKKGDNVIVNRGKHKGQTGTVLFASPEDQKVVVEGVNLVKKHVKPNPGSTSGGIEEREGAMHASKVQLVDPETGKATRIRKTIVDGKKVRVGAQSGKTID, from the coding sequence ATGCCTCAAGGAAAAATCAGCGCTCCCAAACCGGGCAAGCACCACAGCAACAAGCTTCACGTCAAGAAGGGCGACAACGTGATTGTCAACCGTGGCAAGCACAAGGGCCAAACCGGCACCGTACTGTTTGCCAGCCCCGAAGACCAAAAAGTCGTGGTGGAAGGCGTCAACCTCGTCAAGAAGCACGTCAAGCCCAACCCCGGCAGTACCTCGGGCGGCATTGAGGAGCGCGAAGGCGCGATGCACGCTTCCAAAGTGCAGCTTGTCGATCCCGAAACGGGCAAGGCCACTCGCATCCGCAAAACCATCGTGGACGGCAAGAAAGTCCGCGTGGGCGCTCAGAGCGGCAAAACCATCGATTAA
- the rplE gene encoding 50S ribosomal protein L5, with product MQQLKQKYNDEVRPALVQQFGYSSVMAAPRIEKIVVNEGLGSAKEDSKAIDKAAKELGLITLQKPIITKAKKSISNFKLRQGMPVGIKVTLRGDRMYVFLEKLVNIGLPRIRDFRGVNPNSFDGRGNYNLGIKEQLIFPEITYEMVDKTRGMDITIVTTAKNDEEGRALLAGMGLPFRK from the coding sequence ATGCAGCAGCTCAAGCAAAAATACAATGACGAAGTGCGCCCCGCACTCGTCCAGCAGTTTGGTTACAGCTCAGTGATGGCCGCGCCGCGCATCGAGAAGATCGTGGTCAACGAGGGTCTGGGTTCCGCTAAGGAAGACAGCAAGGCGATTGACAAGGCCGCAAAAGAACTTGGTCTGATCACTCTTCAAAAGCCGATCATCACCAAAGCCAAAAAGAGCATCTCGAACTTCAAGCTGCGTCAGGGCATGCCAGTCGGCATCAAAGTGACGTTGCGCGGTGACCGGATGTACGTCTTCTTGGAAAAGCTGGTTAACATCGGCTTGCCACGTATCCGTGATTTCCGTGGCGTTAACCCCAACTCCTTTGATGGACGCGGCAATTACAACCTCGGTATCAAAGAGCAGCTGATCTTCCCTGAGATCACCTACGAGATGGTCGACAAGACGCGTGGCATGGACATCACCATCGTAACCACCGCCAAGAACGACGAAGAGGGCCGGGCGCTGCTTGCGGGCATGGGCCTTCCTTTCCGCAAGTAA
- the rpsN gene encoding 30S ribosomal protein S14 has product MAKTSKIVKQKQREKVVAKYAEQRHAMKEAGDYYGLSQLPRDASPTRLHNRCEFTGRPRGFIRFFGVSRIVLREMASRGELPGVRKASW; this is encoded by the coding sequence ATGGCGAAAACGAGTAAAATCGTCAAGCAGAAGCAGCGCGAGAAAGTCGTGGCCAAGTACGCTGAACAGCGTCACGCCATGAAAGAAGCGGGCGACTACTACGGCCTTTCGCAACTCCCCCGCGACGCCAGCCCTACCCGGCTGCACAACCGTTGCGAGTTCACGGGCCGTCCCCGTGGTTTCATCCGCTTTTTTGGCGTCAGCCGCATCGTGCTGCGCGAAATGGCCAGCCGTGGGGAACTCCCCGGCGTCCGCAAAGCGAGCTGGTAA
- the rpsH gene encoding 30S ribosomal protein S8, translating into MLSDPIADMLTRIRNATRTYKETVDVPASKFKEQLAQLLVKEGFVASAERVRDEGMKFDVLRLTLRYGNKREQVIKHIERISRPGRRAYVSHDNLPRIQRGLGVAIVSTSKGLLADRDARKEGVGGEVVCVLW; encoded by the coding sequence ATGCTGAGTGATCCCATCGCCGATATGCTCACGCGCATTCGCAACGCGACGCGCACCTACAAAGAAACCGTGGATGTTCCGGCTTCTAAATTCAAAGAGCAACTCGCTCAACTGCTGGTCAAAGAAGGCTTCGTGGCGTCCGCCGAGCGGGTACGTGACGAGGGCATGAAATTTGACGTGCTGCGCCTGACGCTGCGCTACGGCAACAAAAGAGAGCAAGTCATCAAGCACATCGAGCGCATCAGCCGTCCGGGCCGCCGCGCTTATGTCAGCCACGACAACCTGCCCCGCATCCAGCGCGGTCTGGGCGTGGCTATCGTGTCGACCAGCAAAGGTTTGCTGGCTGACCGTGACGCACGCAAAGAGGGCGTGGGCGGCGAAGTCGTCTGCGTCCTCTGGTAA
- the rplF gene encoding 50S ribosomal protein L6, whose amino-acid sequence MSRIGKQPIAVPSGVTASIVDGVFKTKGPKGELTVPFNTALTVKQEGDQIVVTRPDDRQDHRSLHGLTRTLVANAVKGVSDGFIINLELRGVGYRAKLTGKNLEMSVGYSHPVIIEPPAGVTFTVPEPTKIDVSGIDKQLVGQVAANVRKARKPDAYHGKGVRFLGQKIALKAGKAGATGGKGKK is encoded by the coding sequence ATGTCCCGAATCGGTAAACAACCCATTGCTGTGCCGAGTGGCGTAACCGCCAGTATCGTTGACGGCGTATTCAAGACCAAAGGCCCCAAAGGCGAACTGACCGTTCCCTTTAACACCGCTTTGACCGTCAAGCAGGAAGGTGACCAGATCGTGGTTACCCGCCCCGATGACCGCCAAGACCACCGCTCCTTGCACGGCCTGACCCGCACCTTGGTCGCCAACGCCGTCAAGGGTGTCTCGGACGGCTTCATAATCAACTTAGAGCTGCGCGGCGTCGGCTACCGCGCCAAGCTGACCGGCAAGAACCTCGAAATGTCGGTCGGCTACAGCCACCCCGTCATCATCGAGCCGCCAGCGGGCGTCACCTTCACGGTGCCGGAACCCACCAAAATCGACGTGTCGGGCATCGACAAGCAGCTCGTCGGTCAAGTCGCCGCCAACGTTCGCAAAGCCCGCAAGCCCGACGCCTATCACGGCAAGGGTGTGCGCTTCCTCGGTCAAAAAATTGCCCTCAAGGCCGGTAAAGCCGGTGCGACGGGCGGGAAGGGTAAGAAATGA
- the rplR gene encoding 50S ribosomal protein L18, with protein sequence MSTANQTNTRRKLRNRSKVRAAAAPERPRLSVYRSSKYIYAQLIDDVTGTTIAQAGGKAVKEGNKTESAAAVGKALAAAATEKGVKAVVFDRGQYRYHGRVKALADAAREGGLDF encoded by the coding sequence ATGAGTACTGCCAACCAGACCAATACGCGCCGCAAGCTGCGTAACCGCAGCAAAGTCCGCGCCGCCGCCGCGCCGGAGCGCCCACGCCTGAGCGTTTACCGCTCGAGCAAGTACATCTACGCCCAACTGATTGACGATGTCACCGGCACCACCATCGCGCAGGCCGGGGGCAAGGCAGTCAAGGAAGGCAACAAAACCGAGTCTGCCGCCGCTGTCGGCAAGGCACTGGCCGCTGCCGCCACCGAAAAGGGCGTCAAAGCGGTTGTGTTTGACCGTGGTCAGTACCGCTACCACGGACGCGTGAAGGCGCTCGCAGATGCGGCGCGGGAGGGTGGCCTTGACTTTTAA
- the rpsE gene encoding 30S ribosomal protein S5 has product MTFNRRNDRNNSENSEFEEKLINVNRTAKTYQGGRRFRFAALVILGDRNGRVGMGIGKAKEVPVAIEKAKSVARKNMITVPVENGTIPHEIVGVSTSSRVLLKPASAGTGVIAGTVPRSIAELAGITNLLSKEIGSRNQINVAYAVFDGFKNLRTAKQVRALRGVDTSRSTEQSPKEQSPAAQSAATQAGEAEAGGSL; this is encoded by the coding sequence TTGACTTTTAACCGACGAAACGACCGCAACAACAGCGAGAACAGCGAGTTCGAAGAAAAGCTGATCAACGTCAACCGCACCGCCAAGACCTATCAGGGTGGACGGCGCTTCCGCTTCGCCGCGCTCGTCATCTTGGGCGACCGCAATGGCCGCGTCGGCATGGGCATTGGCAAAGCCAAAGAAGTGCCGGTTGCTATCGAGAAAGCCAAATCGGTGGCCCGCAAGAACATGATCACCGTGCCGGTCGAAAACGGCACCATTCCCCACGAAATCGTGGGCGTGTCGACCAGCAGCCGCGTGCTGCTCAAGCCCGCCAGCGCGGGTACCGGCGTGATCGCGGGCACCGTGCCGCGCAGCATTGCTGAGCTGGCCGGCATCACCAACCTGCTGAGCAAAGAAATCGGCAGCCGCAACCAAATCAACGTGGCTTACGCCGTGTTCGACGGCTTCAAAAACCTTCGGACGGCCAAGCAAGTGCGTGCCCTGCGCGGCGTCGACACGAGCCGCAGCACCGAACAGAGTCCCAAAGAACAGAGTCCCGCTGCTCAGTCCGCCGCGACGCAGGCTGGCGAGGCGGAGGCTGGAGGGAGCTTGTGA
- the rpmD gene encoding 50S ribosomal protein L30, with protein MKITLRRSVIGRPQSQVDTVRALGLRKIGDSREVSNAPAIRGMVRTVQHLLEVES; from the coding sequence ATCAAAATTACCCTCAGGCGCAGCGTGATCGGGCGTCCTCAGTCGCAAGTGGACACCGTCCGTGCGCTGGGCCTGCGCAAAATTGGCGACAGCCGTGAAGTCTCCAACGCGCCCGCCATTCGCGGCATGGTCAGAACCGTGCAGCATCTGCTGGAAGTGGAATCATGA
- the rplO gene encoding 50S ribosomal protein L15 gives MKLSDLFPTPGSRKTRKRVGRGPGGTDKTAGRGHKGQKSRSGAGKGQFFEGGRSTLISRLPKRGFNNVGTTYEVVNLAQLDRLEGDSFDRAGLEAAGLVRRKGNPVKLLARGTVSRALTLHVDAASESAVKAIEAAGGTVVLPAPKAPDAAEQKTR, from the coding sequence ATGAAACTGAGTGACCTGTTCCCCACGCCCGGTTCGCGCAAAACCCGTAAACGGGTCGGACGCGGCCCCGGCGGCACCGATAAGACCGCCGGACGCGGTCACAAAGGCCAGAAATCGCGCTCCGGCGCGGGCAAAGGCCAGTTCTTCGAAGGTGGCCGCTCGACCCTGATCAGCCGCCTGCCCAAGCGCGGTTTTAACAACGTCGGCACCACGTACGAAGTCGTCAACCTTGCCCAGCTCGATCGCTTGGAAGGTGACAGCTTTGACCGTGCTGGCTTGGAAGCTGCCGGACTGGTTCGCCGGAAAGGCAACCCCGTCAAGCTGCTGGCACGCGGTACGGTCAGCCGGGCGCTGACCCTGCACGTGGACGCCGCCAGCGAGAGCGCCGTCAAGGCTATTGAAGCGGCGGGCGGCACAGTCGTTTTGCCCGCTCCTAAAGCCCCTGACGCTGCCGAGCAGAAGACCCGCTAA
- the secY gene encoding preprotein translocase subunit SecY — MLKAFRDAFRIPDLQRKIVFTLLLLAVYRLGNAIPTPGVNVANLSQTSNPLLGLIGMISGGNLSQFSIFALGVLPYITASIVIQLLTTTLPALEKLSKEGEEGRKKINQYTRYAAIALGAVQATVFSLFVSSNAANIAVGWTPGLFTLLVMILTQVAGVAFAMWIGERITEVGIGNGISLIITLGIIARYPTEIGATATLFREGNLGILSIVAFLAIIIVVVVGIVYVYQAERRVPVQYARARGGTPSSSGRNYSGQATYLPIKLNQAGVIPVIFASAMLILPNLIEQATVKRAPAISTFIQQYLAAGSVWYTGIEVLLIIGFTFLYNSVQFDPKRIAEQLREAGGFIPGVRPGTPTAGFLGNISMRISLWGALFLAILVVVPQLVQRWTGVTTFQFSGTGLLIIVGVALETLKQLEAQLTVRRYDGFISKGRIRGRL; from the coding sequence ATGCTGAAAGCCTTCCGCGACGCCTTCCGTATTCCGGATTTGCAGCGGAAGATCGTCTTTACGCTGCTGCTGTTGGCGGTTTACCGTCTCGGCAACGCTATCCCCACGCCGGGCGTCAATGTCGCCAATCTCTCGCAGACTTCGAATCCTTTGCTGGGCCTTATCGGGATGATTTCCGGCGGCAACCTCTCGCAGTTCTCCATCTTTGCGTTGGGGGTGCTTCCGTACATCACGGCCAGCATCGTGATTCAGCTGCTGACCACCACTTTGCCGGCCCTCGAAAAGCTCTCTAAAGAGGGCGAAGAGGGCCGCAAGAAGATCAACCAGTACACCCGCTACGCCGCGATTGCTCTGGGTGCAGTGCAGGCCACCGTGTTTTCACTGTTTGTCAGCAGCAACGCGGCCAATATCGCGGTGGGCTGGACGCCGGGACTGTTTACTCTGCTGGTGATGATCCTGACTCAGGTGGCGGGCGTCGCCTTTGCCATGTGGATTGGCGAGCGCATCACCGAAGTCGGCATCGGCAACGGCATCAGCCTCATCATCACGCTCGGCATTATTGCCCGCTATCCCACCGAGATCGGTGCGACGGCGACGCTGTTCAGAGAGGGCAACCTCGGCATTCTGAGTATCGTGGCGTTTTTGGCGATCATCATCGTGGTGGTCGTGGGAATTGTCTACGTCTACCAAGCTGAGCGGCGGGTGCCAGTGCAGTACGCCCGCGCCCGTGGCGGCACGCCCAGCTCTTCGGGGCGCAATTACAGCGGGCAGGCCACCTATTTGCCGATCAAGCTCAACCAAGCGGGCGTCATTCCGGTGATTTTCGCTTCGGCCATGCTGATTTTGCCGAACCTGATCGAGCAGGCCACCGTCAAACGTGCGCCTGCGATATCGACCTTTATTCAGCAGTACCTAGCGGCGGGTAGCGTTTGGTACACCGGCATCGAAGTGCTGCTGATCATCGGCTTTACCTTCCTCTACAACAGCGTGCAGTTTGACCCCAAACGGATTGCCGAGCAACTGCGCGAAGCAGGCGGCTTTATCCCCGGCGTGCGGCCCGGCACGCCCACCGCTGGCTTTTTGGGCAACATCAGCATGCGGATTTCGCTGTGGGGCGCTCTCTTCTTGGCGATTTTGGTGGTGGTGCCGCAATTGGTGCAGCGCTGGACTGGCGTGACCACCTTTCAGTTTTCCGGCACCGGCCTACTCATTATCGTGGGTGTGGCGCTCGAAACCCTCAAGCAGCTCGAAGCCCAACTCACCGTGCGCCGCTACGACGGCTTTATCAGCAAGGGCCGCATTCGCGGACGCCTCTGA